One genomic segment of Chitinophaga parva includes these proteins:
- a CDS encoding glycosyltransferase: MQVVFWQGIVSPHQSAFLTALAKESGWQIVLMADKAMSDERARMGWQLPDMQGVAVITGPSEVQVQQQFADAQTVHIFSGINYSPVSSKALQLAVRRKARIGIMAEPYDWLGWRGQLRHLRGVWQRMRYNAHVSFILAIGNKGYELFHKAAWPDHKIFEWGYFIVPVEAAVQVEMPPFRILFTGSLITRKGVDLLIHALGRLKNQHFELDIVGQGPVKPLLEQLVEQYQLQDRVRFYDFMDNQEAQQFLASHDLFVLPSRRDGWGAVVNEALMQGTPVICSNHCGASVLINNSNGAVFQSENIEELAALIAMQIDKGKIDMARRNALRSWAGRISGTAAAQYFRELIAHVTNGGKQPVAPWKQ; this comes from the coding sequence ATGCAAGTTGTTTTTTGGCAGGGCATCGTAAGCCCTCACCAATCTGCATTTCTCACGGCACTGGCAAAGGAAAGTGGCTGGCAGATCGTTCTCATGGCAGATAAAGCGATGAGCGATGAGCGTGCGCGCATGGGCTGGCAGTTGCCGGACATGCAAGGGGTTGCCGTGATCACAGGACCATCTGAAGTGCAGGTGCAGCAGCAGTTTGCTGATGCACAGACCGTACACATATTCAGTGGTATCAACTATTCACCGGTGTCTTCAAAGGCGCTGCAACTGGCGGTGCGCAGGAAAGCGCGCATTGGGATCATGGCGGAGCCCTATGACTGGCTTGGCTGGCGTGGACAGTTACGGCATCTGCGCGGTGTCTGGCAGCGCATGCGCTACAATGCGCACGTGAGCTTTATACTTGCGATCGGTAATAAAGGCTACGAATTGTTCCATAAGGCAGCATGGCCAGATCATAAGATCTTTGAATGGGGATATTTTATAGTGCCGGTGGAAGCTGCGGTGCAAGTGGAGATGCCGCCGTTCCGTATCCTGTTCACGGGTTCCCTGATCACACGTAAAGGCGTGGACCTGCTGATACATGCACTGGGCCGTTTAAAAAATCAGCACTTTGAACTGGATATAGTAGGGCAGGGACCTGTAAAACCGCTGCTGGAGCAGTTGGTGGAGCAATACCAGTTGCAGGACCGGGTGCGCTTCTATGATTTCATGGATAACCAGGAGGCGCAACAATTCCTGGCATCGCACGACCTGTTTGTGCTGCCCAGCCGCCGTGACGGGTGGGGGGCCGTAGTGAATGAAGCACTGATGCAGGGCACACCGGTGATCTGCAGTAACCATTGCGGCGCATCGGTGTTAATTAATAATAGCAATGGTGCTGTATTTCAAAGCGAAAACATAGAGGAGCTGGCGGCACTGATCGCCATGCAGATAGATAAAGGAAAGATAGATATGGCACGCAGGAATGCATTGCGCTCCTGGGCCGGTCGTATCTCCGGAACCGCTGCTGCACAGTATTTCAGGGAATTGATAGCTCACGTTACCAACGGTGGAAAACAACCGGTGGCGCCGTGGAAACAGTAA
- a CDS encoding glycosyltransferase family 4 protein yields MRIILTNGSFYPAQTGGPSNTLYWHAKALQQRSQEVVVLTTQEGIDHSKHNIAVNKWADYGFGKIKYCSNHVSALWSTLRQLQKDDILHLSSLFYYPAFLAAMYCYVKGQRWIWSPRGECATAALQYSAWKKKPILKLLRKISHKAIFHATSPKETAEIRSVFGNNTQVIEFPNYCYLEDRIAVPVTKQLLFVGRIHPIKAIENLIEAVSLSKAFLHKGYTLKIVGKHDGQQEYFDQLQQLVKGLGLEERVIFAGHLAGAAKLKAYAESYVLVLPSHTENFGNVVIEALNQGTPVIASLNTPWELLPEYNAGMHVPNAPASLAQAIDALLELDEVQYEEMRSNAFRLCEEQFSIEKNIDKWIRIYDNVQHYS; encoded by the coding sequence ATGAGAATCATTTTAACGAACGGATCATTTTACCCTGCACAAACAGGGGGGCCCAGTAACACGCTTTACTGGCATGCAAAAGCTTTGCAGCAGCGCAGCCAGGAAGTAGTGGTGCTGACTACACAGGAAGGCATTGACCATAGCAAGCACAACATCGCAGTAAACAAATGGGCCGACTATGGTTTCGGCAAAATAAAATATTGCAGCAATCATGTAAGTGCGTTGTGGAGCACCCTGCGCCAGTTACAGAAGGATGATATCCTGCACTTATCCAGCCTTTTTTATTACCCTGCATTCCTGGCAGCCATGTATTGTTATGTGAAAGGCCAACGCTGGATCTGGTCACCAAGAGGGGAGTGTGCAACGGCTGCATTACAATACTCCGCCTGGAAGAAAAAACCTATCCTGAAGCTCCTTCGAAAGATCAGTCACAAGGCCATTTTCCATGCCACCTCACCGAAGGAAACCGCCGAGATCCGGAGCGTATTTGGAAATAATACACAGGTAATAGAGTTCCCGAACTATTGTTACCTGGAAGACCGTATAGCCGTTCCCGTTACAAAGCAGTTGTTGTTCGTGGGCCGTATTCACCCTATTAAGGCTATCGAGAATCTCATAGAAGCAGTAAGTCTTTCCAAAGCATTTCTGCACAAGGGATACACTTTGAAGATCGTCGGCAAGCATGACGGGCAGCAGGAATATTTTGACCAGCTGCAACAGCTGGTCAAAGGCCTAGGGCTGGAGGAACGCGTGATCTTTGCAGGCCACCTGGCAGGCGCCGCCAAGCTAAAGGCTTATGCAGAGTCTTATGTGCTGGTGCTGCCTTCCCATACGGAAAACTTCGGCAACGTAGTGATAGAGGCCCTGAACCAGGGCACGCCCGTTATTGCATCCCTGAATACACCCTGGGAACTGCTGCCGGAATACAATGCCGGCATGCATGTGCCCAACGCCCCGGCAAGCCTGGCACAAGCCATTGATGCACTGCTGGAACTGGACGAGGTGCAGTATGAGGAAATGCGCAGCAACGCCTTCCGTCTTTGTGAAGAACAATTCTCCATAGAGAAGAACATTGATAAGTGGATCAGGATCTACGATAACGTACAACATTATTCTTAA
- a CDS encoding polysaccharide biosynthesis protein gives MFKDKTLLITGGTGSFGNAVLKRFMNTDIKEIRIFSRDEKKQEDMRIFLRNDKVKFYLGDARDFRSIDNAMEGVDYIFHAAALKQVPSCEFYPMEAVRTNILGTENVLEAAIKHRIEKIICLGTDKAVYPINAMGISKAMMEKVAISKARLHTKPLITCTRYGNVMASRGSVIPLFISQIKAGKPLTITDPEMTRFMMSLDNAVELVLYAYEHAHPGDIFVQKAPAATIMQLAQVLQEIFSATNDIQVIGPRHGEKLYETLLTREEYGKAQDEGGYFRIPSDDRDLNYAKYFSEGNNRVAQSEDYHSHNTYRLTNEELRDMLLALDYVQEQLTATPEMLAK, from the coding sequence ATGTTCAAGGACAAAACTTTGTTGATCACCGGTGGTACAGGCTCATTTGGTAATGCTGTACTGAAACGCTTTATGAATACGGATATCAAAGAGATCCGCATTTTCAGCCGTGATGAGAAGAAACAGGAAGATATGCGCATTTTCCTGCGCAATGATAAGGTGAAATTTTACCTGGGGGATGCCCGTGACTTCCGCAGTATTGACAATGCCATGGAAGGGGTGGATTACATCTTCCACGCCGCAGCGCTGAAACAGGTGCCTTCCTGCGAGTTCTATCCCATGGAAGCCGTGCGCACCAATATTCTTGGTACGGAAAACGTGCTGGAAGCAGCCATTAAGCACCGCATTGAAAAGATCATCTGCCTGGGTACGGATAAAGCGGTATATCCCATCAATGCCATGGGTATTTCCAAGGCAATGATGGAAAAAGTGGCTATTTCAAAAGCACGCCTGCATACCAAACCCCTGATCACCTGCACCCGCTATGGCAATGTGATGGCCAGCCGTGGCTCCGTGATCCCCCTGTTCATCTCCCAGATCAAGGCTGGCAAACCGCTCACCATCACCGACCCGGAAATGACACGCTTTATGATGTCGCTGGACAACGCCGTGGAACTGGTGCTGTATGCCTATGAGCATGCCCACCCCGGTGACATTTTTGTGCAGAAGGCGCCCGCTGCTACTATTATGCAGCTGGCCCAGGTGCTGCAGGAGATCTTCAGCGCCACCAACGATATCCAGGTGATAGGCCCCCGCCATGGTGAAAAACTGTATGAAACCCTCCTGACCCGCGAGGAGTACGGCAAAGCCCAGGATGAAGGCGGCTACTTCCGCATTCCCAGCGACGACCGTGACCTGAACTATGCCAAATATTTTTCTGAAGGCAACAACCGCGTGGCCCAGTCAGAAGACTACCATTCCCATAATACTTACCGGCTTACCAACGAAGAGCTGCGCGATATGCTGCTGGCGCTGGATTACGTGCAGGAACAACTTACGGCCACTCCTGAAATGCTGGCTAAATAA